Below is a window of Planococcus rifietoensis DNA.
TGACGCTTCATTTGCCGAATTCAGCGGAATTTGTCGTCTGCTGGTTCGCCCTCGCAAAGCTCGGAGCCATTATGGTGCCGACGAATATCCTGTCGACTGCCGCGGAAATGGATTATTTGATCGGTCATTCGGAATCGGTCATGATCATCACGGAACCAGAGTATATCGAAAAATTTACAGCCATCCAAGAGAATCTGCCGAAGCTGCGCCAGATTGTCCTGGCACGTACGGACGAGTCGGGTGAATTTGAAAGCGTTAACAAAATGATTGGGGAATTCTCGGGCGAAGTGCCGGAATCGGATATCCAGCCGGAAGACGTGGCAGCGATTTTGTATACCTCCGGAACGACATCGAAACCGAAAGGCTGCCTCATTACGCACGCCAATTACATCTACACTGGACATGCTGTGGCGGAGCATATTGGCTTTACTGAACAAGACCGTGCGCTTGTCGTCTTGCCGATGTTCCACGGCAACGGCCAGTATTATATGATCATGCCGAGTTTGGTTGCGGGAGGCAGCGTCGCCATCACCGAACGCTTCAGTGCGAGCCGCTACGGGCGCCAAATTCAACGTTTAGGTGCAACGCTCGGTTCGCTCTTCGCGGCACCGATCCGCATGATCCTTGCGCAGCCATATGATGAAGATGAGCGGAGTAATAAACTGCGGGCAGTCATTTTCGCCCAGTCGGTAACTTCCGAAGAACTAAAGGCGTTTGAACAACGTTATAACACTGCACTTTACCAGATTTACGGCATGACGGAAACGGTTGCGCCGCCTTTGATGAATCCATTGCAAGGCGCTAAGGACAATACAAGTGTCGGCAAACCGATCGCAGGCTCTCGCATCAAGCTGATTGATGAAGAAGGGAATGAAGTGCCGGACGGGAATCCGGGAGAGATTTTGCTTGAAGGCATTCCCGGCCAGACGATCATGAAAGCTTACTTCAATAACCCGGAAGCGACCAATCAAACTTTGCAGAACGGCTGGCTCCATACAGGAGACAAGGCGCGCAAATCGGAAAATGGCTTTTATTATTTTGTCGACCGCCAAAAAGATATGATCAAGCGTGCCGGTGAGAATGTCGCCGCAAGCGAAGTGGAAAATGTCATCATGGAGTATCCCGCCGTCTATGAAGCGATTGTCATCGGAATACCGGATGCGATGCATGACGAAGCATTAAAAGCATTCGTCATCCTGAAGCAAGGACAAACGGCGACGGAACAGGAAGTGATTGATTATTGCAAAGGCCAGCTCGCGAAGTTCAAAGTGCCGTCAGCAATCGAGTTTGTCGAAGACTTCCCACGCACGTCCGTCGG
It encodes the following:
- a CDS encoding AMP-binding protein, yielding MILTAQQTLIDLLNAQCKKRSEQPFLVFEDNQEKVTEYSYGEFLERVEKFSGALYERGIRKGDKVTLHLPNSAEFVVCWFALAKLGAIMVPTNILSTAAEMDYLIGHSESVMIITEPEYIEKFTAIQENLPKLRQIVLARTDESGEFESVNKMIGEFSGEVPESDIQPEDVAAILYTSGTTSKPKGCLITHANYIYTGHAVAEHIGFTEQDRALVVLPMFHGNGQYYMIMPSLVAGGSVAITERFSASRYGRQIQRLGATLGSLFAAPIRMILAQPYDEDERSNKLRAVIFAQSVTSEELKAFEQRYNTALYQIYGMTETVAPPLMNPLQGAKDNTSVGKPIAGSRIKLIDEEGNEVPDGNPGEILLEGIPGQTIMKAYFNNPEATNQTLQNGWLHTGDKARKSENGFYYFVDRQKDMIKRAGENVAASEVENVIMEYPAVYEAIVIGIPDAMHDEALKAFVILKQGQTATEQEVIDYCKGQLAKFKVPSAIEFVEDFPRTSVGKIQKHKLKEIELKKLAE